A segment of the Bordetella flabilis genome:
GACGGCCTCGTACAGCGCCAGGCCTTCGGCCGGCTCCAGATCCAGCGCCTCGGCGGGAACAAGGCTGGCGCGATCGGTGCCCAGGGCCACATGGGCCAGGTCGGCGACCCAGACGCGTTCCGTTCCGGCCGCGCTGTTGCCGGCACGCAGCGGCCCCAGGCCGGCGCCCATAGGCTGGCCGGGGTTTGGGTGGAATCCGGCTTGCTCGAGTTGCCAGCCTTCATAGGGGGTACAGCCCTGCTCCCGCGGATCGAACGGCCATTGCTTGCCCACGCCGTGACGCATCAGGGCGTGCAAGGCGGGCGCGACCGTCGGCAGGCGCTTGGCCAGTTCAGCAGCAACGGGCTCGGCAGGGGGCAGGGCGCCGGGAAGGACGATTTGCATGGCGGGATTGTAGTGCGGGGCCGCCGGCGCCCGTCGGGGGGGTGGGCGCGCATGGCTGTGCGCCGTTGATGCCATAATGCGCGGGTGCTGAAAATACCCTATGAACTCTGGATCGGCGCCCGCTATGCGGGCATGGCCCGCATCCGCCAGCGTCGCGGCCGCCGCGACCGTTTCATCTCCTTCATTGCCGCCAGTTCGATGGCCGGCATCGCGCTGGGCGTTGCCGCGCTGATTGTCGTGCTGTCGGTCATGAACGGCTTCCAGAAGGACGTGCGTGACCGCATGCTGTCCGTGCTGCCTCATATCGAGCTGTACGTGCCGGGTGCCAACCCCGACCGCATCCTCTCGCAATGGCAGGAACTGGCCAAAGCGGCCGAACGGAACAAGGAAGTTCAAGCCGCCGCACCGTTCGTCGCCGCCCAGGGGATGCTGGTGCGCGGCGAGGCGCTGCGCGGCGTCCAGGTACGCGGCATCGACCCGCGAATGGAAGGCCGTGTCTCGGACATTCCCAAGCAGATGGTGGCCGGCAAGCTGGACGACCTGAAAGCCGGTTCGTTCGGTGTGGTGCTGGGTCGCGACCTTGCGTCGGATATGGGCTTGTCGGTGGGCGATACCGCCTTGATGCTGGCGCCGCAGGCATCCATCAGCCCGGCCGGGTTTGCCCCGCGCATGCGCCAGTTCACCGTCGTGGGCATCTTTTCCTCCGGCCACTACGAATACGACTCCTCGCTCGCCTTTGTCGACGACGAGGATGCCGCCAAGGTGTTCCGCGACAGCGGCACGGCGGGAGTACGGCTGCGAATCGAGGACATGCAGAGAGCCCCGCAGGTCGCCGCGGCCTTATCCCGGGAACTGCCACCTTATGTGATGGCCAGCGACTGGACGCGCAACAATCGCACGTGGTTTGCCGCCGTGCAGACCGAGAAGCGCATGATGTTCCTGATCCTGGCCCTGATCGTGGCCGTGGCCGCCTTCAATCTGCTTTCTTCGCTGGTGATGGCGGTGAAGGACAAGCAGTCCGATATCGCTATTCTGCGCACGCTGGGCGCGAGCCCGGGCGAGGTCGCCCGGATCTTCCTGGTGCAAGGAGCGCTGATCGGCATCGTCGGTACGCTGCTCGGCGTGCTGGGAGGCATGCTGATCGCCTACAACATCGAAACCATCGTGCCTTTCATCGAGCGCCTGCTGGGCATCCATTTCCTGCCTCGGCAGATTTACTTCATCAGCGAACTGCCCTCGGATCCCGAGATGACCGACATCCTCACGGTGGGCGTGACCTCGCTGGTGCTGTCCTTGCTGGCGACCCTGTATCCCAGCTGGCGTGCTTCGCGTCTGCAACCGGCTCAGGTGTTGCGCCATGACTGATTACGTGCTGCATGCGGAGAACCTGACCAAGGTGTACGACGAGGGTCCCGCCCGGATCGACGTCTTGCGCGACGTCAGCGTCTCGATACACCGCGGCGAAATGCTCGCCATTATCGGGGCGTCCGGTTCCGGCAAGAGTACTTTGCTGCATATCCTGGGTCTGCTGGACGTGCCCACCGAGGGCACCGTGGTGGTGGACGGCGTACCGGCATCGGGCCTGGCCGAGTCAGCCAAAAGCGAGCTGCGCAATCGCAGCCTCGGTTTCGTGTACCAGTTCCATCACCTGCTCGCGGAGTTTTCCGCGCTGGACAACGTGGCCATGCCGTTGATCGTGCGGCGCATGGACCGCGACGCGGCGCGCGCGCAGGCGCAAACCGTGCTCGAACAAGTGGGACTCGCGGCGCGGGCGCTGCATTTCCCTGGCCAGCTATCGGGCGGCGAACGACAGCGGGTCGCCCTTGCGCGCGCCCTGGTGACGCGGCCCGTTTGCGTGCTGGCGGATGAGCCTACGGGGAATCTCGATCGGGGGACGGCGCACAGCATGTTCGAATTGCTGACGCAGGTGAACAAGGAATCGGGTACGGCCTTTGCTATTGTTACCCACGATCGTGAATTGGCCAGCCGCGCGGACCGGCAACTCGCCATGGAGCAGGGCCGACTGGTGTAGCGGCGGCGGGCCTTTGGAGTCCTCATGCTGATCGACACCCATTGCCATCTGGACGCGCAGGAGTTCGACCAGGACCGCAGCCACGTGGTCGCCCAAGCCGTCTCGGCAGGTGTGCGGGCCATCGTCATTCCCGCTGTCGGGCGCGGCAATTTCCAGGTGGTCCGCGATCTGGCGCACGCTATGCCGGGCGGCGCCTATGCCCTCGGGATACACCCGTTGTTCGTCGGTCCCGCCTGGGACGATGATCTGGCGGCGCTACGCGCGGCGGTGGAAGCGGCGATGGATGATCCCCGCTTCGTCGCCATCGGCGAAATCGGCCTGGACTTCTTCGTCAAGGATATTGCGAGCGGCGCGGCGCGCGACAAGCAGGAACGGTTCTATGCCGCCCAGCTTGATCTTGCGGTGGAGTTCGGCTTGCCGGTGCTGCTGCATGTCAGGCGCTCGCAGGACATTGTGCTGAAATACCTGCGACGTCATCCTGGCCTGCGAGGCGGCATTGCCCATGCCTTCAATGGCAGCGAGCAACAGGCTCGGGCATTCATAGAGCAAGGATGCGCCTTGGGTATCGGAGGCGCCATGACTTTCCCCAGATCTTTGCAGATCCGGCGCCACGCGCAGCAGTGGGGCTTGGAGAACCTGGTACTTGAGACCGACGCGCCGGATATTCCGCCGGCGTGGCTGCATCCGCCGGAACGGCGCAATACGCCTGCCCAGGTGGCCGGGGTAGCGCAAGCCCTGGCGGAACTGCGGGGCATGGACTCCATGGCGGTTGCCGCTGCGACCGCCGCTACGGCCCTGCGGGTGTTGCCGCGCCTGGCGCCCATCGTCACCTGAACTTTCGGACCCAACGATGTAGGGTTGGTTCGACCTCCCCCGATCCGCCGATTGCCGATAAACGGTGATGCGCCGCATCGCGGGCGGCTTTGCCCGTTGCGATAGTTCGCACTTATCGCATTGATTGACTAATTCTTCATTGTTCCGGCGATTAGTCGAATCAACGAAAAAGTGATATCCAATTCCAAGGGTTTATCCCTAGTCCTGTGCGGCGCAGAATGCGTTTCATCGGGAACAGCAACAGACAGCGCAAACCTTCCGATCTGGACTTACCGCACTGTCTGACCCGCCAACTTAACCAGGACTAGGAGTACGACCATGAATGCCAAGACCATCGCTTCCGCTTTTGTTCTTTCCTTCGCCGCCATCGGCGCCGCTCAAGCCGCCACCCCCCGCGGCGACTCGGATAACGTGCCGTTCCAAGGCGTCTATGGCCAGGCCGACGCGGGCAGCAGCCGCGCCCAGGTGATCGCCGAGCTGCAACAAGCGCGCACCGCCGGCCTGACGGGCAACAGCGAAATCAACAACACGCCCTTCACCGCGCAAGCCGACAGCGGTGTGAGCCGCGCGCAGATTCGCGCCGACATCGATCGTGGCAACACGACGACCAGCCTTGCTTTCGGCGACGTGAACAACCAACCCTTCCAAGGTGTTTGAGCCACCTCAGCGCCGCCTGGACCTCCATCATGTGAAGAAATCGATTCCAGAGGTAATTCTGTAGATGTAGATGGATTACCTGAATATTTGGAATGATGATTTCCGTGAATACGGGTTTATCCCTAGGTCCAGACGGCGCAGAATGCAACACATCGGGAACAGCAACGGACCACGCGACCCTTCCCAATTTATCTACCGCGCGGCCCGGCCCGTCACTAAACAGGACTAAGGAGTACTGCCATGAATGCCAAGACCATCGCTTCCGCTTTGATTCTTTCCTTTGCCGCCATCGGCGCCGCCCAAGCCGGCACGCCCCGCGGTGATTCCGACAACACGCCGTTCCAAGGCGTCTACGGGCAAGCCGATACCGGCGCGAGCCGTGACCAGGTGATCGCCGAGCTGCAACAGGCTCGCGTCGCGGGCCTGACCGGCAACGCCGACATCGACAACCAGCCCTTCGTGGCGCAAGCCGATAGCGGCGTGACCCGCGCGCAAGTCGCCTCGGGCATCGACCAATCCAACGGTGGCGTCGACATCGCGTTCGGCGACATCGACAACCAGCCGTTCCAAGGCGTGTGAGTGCAGCGCGGTGTGATCGCACTGAGCGGTCCCCCTGCGCCCGCGCTGGGATAGTTTCAACCCCGCGTTTGTAGTCGTAGTAGCTGCAGTTGTAGTTGTAGTTGTAGTTGTAGTTCTCGCAGTAGCTGTATCTATCGTTATTGTCGTAGCTGTAGTCGTTGTTGTAATCGTCGCTGCGCCCGCTGCATTACTGGCGGGATGCAGCGCTAGTTTCTGTTGTAGCTTTCGCGGTCATTGTCGTTGTGGCGAAGCGTGCCGCTGCTGTCGGATAGTATCGACGGCAGCCGCAACGATACGACCAGGAAGTCCTGGCCATGCGGATTCGCCCCGCGCATGGTTGCCCCGGCGAGAGGCGGGGATGCTGTGGCAGTCCTCTCGATGCAGTACCTCGGCCCCGCGCAAGCGGGGCCGTTGCGTTTGGGCCGAGCCGTTTCCGCCCGACGGTCCCTGTGCCGTCGCGCGCTCGGTCCTGGCCGTTTGCAGCACGCGCGTGGCTACTTTGGGGCTCGATATTGGTCACGATGACAAATCGGCGTCCGGGTCCTTCCTTTCCGAGCGGAAATCAGTATCTCGCACTGCAGCCAATTCCTCGTCGTCGCACGGGGTGGGGCAACGCGCGGGGGTTGCAACGTATGGGCCATGGATGACGCTGCTTTCGCCAAACGATTGTTTGGATTCTTGAAAAAGTGATATCCAGTTCTGCGGGTTTATCCCTAGTCCAGCGCGGCGCAGAATGCGTTTCATCGGGAACAGCAACGGACAACGCAAACCTTCCCATCTCGACTTACCGCGTTGTCCGGCCCGTCAACTTAACCAGGACTAGGAGTACTGCCATGAATGCCAAGACCATCGCTTCCGCTTTTATTCTTTCCTTCGCCACCATCGGCGCCGCACAAGCCGCGACTCCGCGGGGTGATTCGAACAACGTGCCGTTCCAGGGCGTTTACGGCCAAGCCGACACCGGCGCGACCCGCGCCCAGGTGATCGTGGAGCTGCAACAGGCGCGCACCGCCGGCCTGACGAGCAACGTTGAAATCAACAACGCGCCCTTCACTGCGCAAGCCGACAACGGCGCGAGCCGTGCGCAGATCCGCGCGGACATCGACAGCGGCAATACGACCAGCAGCCTTGCCTTCGGCGACGTGAACAACCAACCCTTCCAAGGCGTTTGAGCCGCCTAGCGCCGCCTGGACCTCCATGATGTGAAGAAATCAATTCCATAGGTAATTCTGTAGATGTAGATGGATTACCTGAATATTTGGAATGATGATTTCCGCGGATACGGGTTTATCCCTAGGTTCAGAGGGCGCAGAATGCAACACATCGGGAACAGCAACGGACCACGCGACCCTTCCCAACTTATCTACCGCGCGGCCCGGCCCGTCACTAAACAGGACTAAGGAGTACTGCCATGAATGCCAAGACCATCGCTTCCGCTTTGATTCTTTCCTTCGCCGCCATCGGCGCTGCGCAAGCCGCGACCCCCCGAGGCGATTCGAACAACACGCCGTTCCAAGGCGTCTACGGGCAAGCCGACACCGGCGCGAGCCGTGACCAGGTGATCGCCGAGCTGCAACAGGCTCGCGTCGCGGGCCTGACCGGTAACGCCGACATCGACAACCAGCCCTTCGTGGCGCAAGCCGATAGCGGCGTGACCCGCGCGCAAGTTGCCTCGGGCATCGACCAGTCCAACGGTGGCGTCGATATCGCGTTCGGCGACATCAACAACCAGCCGTTCCAAGGCGTGTAAATGAAGCATGGCGTGCTGAGTCGCCCTGCGCCGCACAGCACGCCGCTACAGTCAGTTGCCGGGACGCTATGCCATCGTAGCGGCCGGGACACAATGCAGTTGCAGTAGAAGCCGTTGTTGTTGTTGTTGTTGTTGTTGTTGTTGTCGTTGTTGTCGTGCCGCCCGTCGCCGCTGCCTCGTTGTACCGGCGGTCGTATGCGATACCACCAGGAAGTCCTGGCCATGCCGGTTTGCTATCGGCATGGTTGCCCCGGCGAGAGGCGGGGATGCTGTGGCAGTCCTCTCGATGCAGTACCCCGGCCCCGCGTAAGCGGGGCCATTGCATTTGTGTCTTGGCGTTTCCCTTTTCGCCATGCCGGGGACTTGCGGCGATTCCCATCGGTGGAGGCCGCGCACAGCTTCGCGCCGCACTTCAAAACAATATGCGTCTGCTTAAAAGGCGCTCGCACGGCCGGGTGATCTACTGTTCCTCCCGTAGATTGCCGCGTTCGCGGGGGCTTGAGCGAAATCTCCCCATGCAAGGCTGCCGGCCGTGAGCTGGGCCGGTGAAGGGAAATGGCTGGACTGATGCCGCTGTATCAATGGAAGCCGCATGGCTTCCTTGGCGGTCTGCGTTTGGCCATCGGGCGCTGTCTCGCGGTATGGACCCCCGTTGCACTGGCAGGTCCAGAGGCTTACCAGTCAAAACCACGCCATGAGGTTTTTATGCCGAATCCATCGACTGAAATCGACCAGCCGTCACAGAAAACGATGCACTTGATACCGGGAAATCCCATTGCGGCCGGATCCGCGCCGTGGGGAGTTCTTGTGGACGAAGACAACAATACTGCCTACGTCTGCAACAGCGACGGCTCGAATGTTCTTCCGATCAATACCAGGACACGTACGCCCGGAGACCCCATCCAGCTGGCCCATAGCCCCGAGCTGGCGGTGCTGAATAAAAGGACGCATACGCTATATACCTTGAGTTTCGATGGTTACGTTATGCCCATCGACACACGTACGAATGAGGCCGGCACGCCGGTCAGCGTGGAAGGAGGCTCCCCGCGCGCCGCTACGCAAAATATCGTCCTGAATCAGAAGCAAGATCTGCTGTACGTGGCGGATTATTATGGAGGAAAAATATATATCATCGATCCAAAGAGCGGCCAGCAGACTCCCGACTCACCTATCGTGCTTTCGGTCAATCCTCAGGACATCGAGATCGACGAGGCCAATGACACGCTTTATGTGCTCTATGTTGTCAGCGATTCGTCGAACGCGGGATATGTCATCCCGATAAGTACGAATTCACCGGATCCCGAAGTCGATCCGATCGCAGTCGGTTACGCGCCTTCCGTCATGGTGCTGGATAAGGTCAACCGCTATTTGTATATCTCGAATAACGACAGGAAGATCACGACCCTGTTCACTCCTACCAATACCGTCGACATAGGCGCGATCGACCACGGTGGGTTGAATATGGCGGCCATGGCGGTCGATGAGGGATTTCAGATCCTGTACGTAGCCGGTTCGGACGAATCGGCTCAACGGCGCGGAAGGGTGGTGATCTTCCGGGCGGATATTGGCAAGGTGGACGGATCGGTGTCGGTAGGAGATCTACCAAATGGATAGCGGTGGATCAGAAAACACATACCGTCTATACAACGAGCGGCATCGACGGCACCGTTCTCCCGCTTCAGCCAAGGCTCGATGAGGTACGCATTGATTTGCCGAAACCGAACGAGTCCGTGCCTGCGGGCAAGGTGCGTTTCACGGGAACGGGCCAGCCAGGCGCCATGGTGCGCCTGCAAGTCATCCCGGAGGACCGTCCGCGTCACCTCGTTTTCCCACCTACGGCGTGCGACGAAACAGGACATTGGGTCCTGACGGGATCGCTGCTTTCGAGCGGCACGTATGCTGCGGTCGCGCGACAATTTGTAGGTAGCGTTGAAACGTCGAGGTGCACCGTGCGTTTCAATGTTTCCTAGAGATATCCTGGCCA
Coding sequences within it:
- a CDS encoding TatD family hydrolase, whose protein sequence is MLIDTHCHLDAQEFDQDRSHVVAQAVSAGVRAIVIPAVGRGNFQVVRDLAHAMPGGAYALGIHPLFVGPAWDDDLAALRAAVEAAMDDPRFVAIGEIGLDFFVKDIASGAARDKQERFYAAQLDLAVEFGLPVLLHVRRSQDIVLKYLRRHPGLRGGIAHAFNGSEQQARAFIEQGCALGIGGAMTFPRSLQIRRHAQQWGLENLVLETDAPDIPPAWLHPPERRNTPAQVAGVAQALAELRGMDSMAVAAATAATALRVLPRLAPIVT
- a CDS encoding DUF4148 domain-containing protein; the protein is MNAKTIASALILSFAAIGAAQAGTPRGDSDNTPFQGVYGQADTGASRDQVIAELQQARVAGLTGNADIDNQPFVAQADSGVTRAQVASGIDQSNGGVDIAFGDIDNQPFQGV
- a CDS encoding lipoprotein-releasing ABC transporter permease subunit → MARIRQRRGRRDRFISFIAASSMAGIALGVAALIVVLSVMNGFQKDVRDRMLSVLPHIELYVPGANPDRILSQWQELAKAAERNKEVQAAAPFVAAQGMLVRGEALRGVQVRGIDPRMEGRVSDIPKQMVAGKLDDLKAGSFGVVLGRDLASDMGLSVGDTALMLAPQASISPAGFAPRMRQFTVVGIFSSGHYEYDSSLAFVDDEDAAKVFRDSGTAGVRLRIEDMQRAPQVAAALSRELPPYVMASDWTRNNRTWFAAVQTEKRMMFLILALIVAVAAFNLLSSLVMAVKDKQSDIAILRTLGASPGEVARIFLVQGALIGIVGTLLGVLGGMLIAYNIETIVPFIERLLGIHFLPRQIYFISELPSDPEMTDILTVGVTSLVLSLLATLYPSWRASRLQPAQVLRHD
- a CDS encoding YncE family protein; amino-acid sequence: MAGLMPLYQWKPHGFLGGLRLAIGRCLAVWTPVALAGPEAYQSKPRHEVFMPNPSTEIDQPSQKTMHLIPGNPIAAGSAPWGVLVDEDNNTAYVCNSDGSNVLPINTRTRTPGDPIQLAHSPELAVLNKRTHTLYTLSFDGYVMPIDTRTNEAGTPVSVEGGSPRAATQNIVLNQKQDLLYVADYYGGKIYIIDPKSGQQTPDSPIVLSVNPQDIEIDEANDTLYVLYVVSDSSNAGYVIPISTNSPDPEVDPIAVGYAPSVMVLDKVNRYLYISNNDRKITTLFTPTNTVDIGAIDHGGLNMAAMAVDEGFQILYVAGSDESAQRRGRVVIFRADIGKVDGSVSVGDLPNG
- a CDS encoding DUF4148 domain-containing protein, giving the protein MNAKTIASAFVLSFAAIGAAQAATPRGDSDNVPFQGVYGQADAGSSRAQVIAELQQARTAGLTGNSEINNTPFTAQADSGVSRAQIRADIDRGNTTTSLAFGDVNNQPFQGV
- a CDS encoding DUF4148 domain-containing protein; this translates as MNAKTIASALILSFAAIGAAQAATPRGDSNNTPFQGVYGQADTGASRDQVIAELQQARVAGLTGNADIDNQPFVAQADSGVTRAQVASGIDQSNGGVDIAFGDINNQPFQGV
- a CDS encoding DUF4148 domain-containing protein, which gives rise to MNAKTIASAFILSFATIGAAQAATPRGDSNNVPFQGVYGQADTGATRAQVIVELQQARTAGLTSNVEINNAPFTAQADNGASRAQIRADIDSGNTTSSLAFGDVNNQPFQGV
- a CDS encoding ABC transporter ATP-binding protein: MTDYVLHAENLTKVYDEGPARIDVLRDVSVSIHRGEMLAIIGASGSGKSTLLHILGLLDVPTEGTVVVDGVPASGLAESAKSELRNRSLGFVYQFHHLLAEFSALDNVAMPLIVRRMDRDAARAQAQTVLEQVGLAARALHFPGQLSGGERQRVALARALVTRPVCVLADEPTGNLDRGTAHSMFELLTQVNKESGTAFAIVTHDRELASRADRQLAMEQGRLV